In a single window of the Mesoplodon densirostris isolate mMesDen1 chromosome 16, mMesDen1 primary haplotype, whole genome shotgun sequence genome:
- the SAMD10 gene encoding sterile alpha motif domain-containing protein 10, whose protein sequence is MPRCAQPPLALADALRARTSARRRHPSELPERAPLSGIGSRCLAAQTRRARGPARARGRLGRGSGARSPPATRAALRPARGVCTGWGPAGPMFTELRTKPSPPRGSAGAVRAGFGERRDVDATAHFSFCRTLLEQTVSAESIPCPLPRTPGTSLTWHDSRSQRAAGGRQVKLLQQPGTEAPQGRLYSDHDGLYHTSPSLGGLTGPVVLWSQQDVCKWLKKHCPHNYLVYVEAFSQHAITGRALLRLNAEKLQRMGLAQEAQRQEVLQQLLRLQVREEGRSLQLLSQASFGNMS, encoded by the exons ATGCCCAGGTGCGCACAGCCGCCCCTTGCCCTGGCAGACGCCCTCCGCGCTCGCACATCCGCGCGCCGCCGACACCCCTCGGAGCTCCCGGAGCGCGCCCCGCTCTCAGGGATCGGCAGCAGGTGCCTCGCCGCGCAGACTCGCCGGGCGCGGGGACCGGCTCGGGCGCGGGGCCGGCTGGGGCGGGGCAGCGGCGCGCGTTCCCCGCCGGCCACACGGGCCGCCCTGCGCCCGGCGAGGGGCGTGTGCACCGGCTGGGGACCGGCGGGCCCCATGTTCACGGAGCTGAGGACCAAGCCGAGCCCCCCGCGAGGCAGCGCCGGGGCTGTGCGCGCCGGCTTCGGGGAGCGCCGGGATGTGGACG CCACTGCCCACTTCAGCTTCTGCCGGACCCTCCTGGAGCAAACGGTGTCGGCCGAGAGcatcccctgccccctgcctcggACCCCGGGCACCAGCCTCACGTGGCACGACTCCCGCAGCCAGAGGGCAGCTGGCGGCCGGCAGGTCAAGCTCCTTCAGCAGCCCGGCACCGAGGCCCCCCAG GGCCGGCTGTACTCTGACCACGATGGCCTGTACCACACAAGCCCCTCCCTGGGTGGCCTGACGGGGCCTGTGGTCCTGTGGAGTCAGCAGGACGTCTGCAAATGGCTCAAGAAGCACTGTCCCCACAACTACCTCGTCTACGTAGAGGCCTTCTCCCAGCACGCCATCACCG gccgGGCACTGCTGCGGCTGAACGCGGAGAAGCTGCAACGGATGGGGCTGGCGCAGGAGGCGCAGCGGCAGGAGGTGCTGCAGCAGCTGCTGCGCCTACAGGTGCGCGAGGAGGGGCGGAGCCTGCAGCTGCTCAGCCAAG CTTCCTTCGGAAACATGTCCTAG